Below is a genomic region from Brassica rapa cultivar Chiifu-401-42 chromosome A08, CAAS_Brap_v3.01, whole genome shotgun sequence.
TTTGCAACTTTACCATGTAAAGTGTTCAAACCGAAGATTGCTCCAACATTAACAACATGAGGCCTTGAAGCTCCCTCTGAAATGATCCCATCACCACTAAGAACAATGAAGCTCAACAGAACCAAAACGCAAGACATGTTGGCCTTCTCAGTTACTGAAACACCAAGTATGATATAAAAAAACAGCAAGTATTCACAAAATGAAAGATTGTGAGGCAAGTAACATAAGATAAAGCTAGAAACTTGTTATGGACAAGAGAATATGTAAGATAAGGAAAGAGAGTAGCTTTGACCAAACCTGGAAATAAGTGTCACGAGGATGAAACCCTTACCTGACCATAGAGAGACAAGGGTTGGCAAGGAATGTGTGGCAGAGATGCCAAAACCCAAACCAATATCATCCTTTTAAGAACAAAAGATTGGTTATACTGAAAACATCTAGCTGAAAGAAAGGCATGAATAAGAAGCAAAAgggctatatatatatttttaaaatgaaaagggAAGAGCAAGTGGGTCTTTAACAACTAAAAGAAAAGGTAAACTGAATCATGGGTATGCTTGAAGAAACTTGGGAAAAATGCAAACTTTTTTGTGGTATTTGATTActttctcttttctctatcaagTGACAGCGTGAAACTCTAAACTTTatgtttaaccaaaaaaaaaacgaaaacaaaCAGAAAAAGACTTTAAGGTTTGTCTTAGGTTTGTGTAACATGAAAATATAATCCTGATCTAGAAGCTCTCCGTGAGCTCGAAGATAGGAGAATCAAGGTCCAAGAGGTGATCAAGAGAATAGAAAGTCACCACGAAGATCCATGAATCAGTGATTATGATTATGATAAGCGATGATGGTGACTGGTGATGATAGAGAAGAGAACTTGGAGAACAAGTTAAAGTTGTATTCTTGATTGATTTCTCAGAATAGCTAAAAGGCGTAAATATAGTGTTTGGAACCGGTTTGGTTCTAGTAAACCGAAATACATAAAAAACCAGAGTTATTAACATAAATAGACATTTTCTGTCTTTTTATTACACAATCAGACACATTCAACTACTGAGGTAGTTTGTGAAAGTAAAATGACAGCACTAACCCCTGACGACATTCACCTTTTGTGGTGTGTGAAAAGAgatttaattagtttaaaatattttaaaggcACAatatctctttctttcttttatttacagCCATaccttttttattaataaaattgttttttttttctttttcatcaccttcttcctctctctctctctcgataaAATGGTTTTGATGGTGGAGTTTTTCTGAAAAGTCTTGATTCGTTGACTCTAACTTATTTTTCTCCACCTCTACCTTCAACCTCCACAAGAATAACCACAAGAGAAAGATCATAAAAACGAGTTGTAACCATAAGTACAAATGAAGGCAAAGGGAAAGTGGCTAAGAAATCCGATGTATCTCCACCTCCTGCTCAATCTACGTCTCAGCCGCAGATGAACCTAGATGATGTAAATCCGGAGAGATTGGAACTAAGTTGACGGCAGCTTGGCGAGGTAAGATATCCATGTGTATGCCTCCTATAAGTTGTCCATGTGTACGCCTTGTGTAAATTGTCCATGTGGACGTCTCAGTTGTCCATGTGAACGATATTTGGTGGGAATGCCTTGGTACTAAGTAATATtcttatggttttttttttattatgaaagccatgtataaaaaatatcaaatgttGCATTGCCCATACATATAATCTTGAACACTTGATTGGTACTTTGACTGAGGTGAGCTTAAGAAATCAGAATCAGTTGTAAGCACTCCACTCTGTAAACGATTCCCATACATCACTAAGAACAAAGTAAAGAGGCCTAAACACATCAGTTAACAATATTCACAATACACTATTCGTGATAATCATATGGATGGTTTCATATCCAATTCGACCTATGTTACTGAGAAGAAAAATTAGTgcttttcatatatattgttgTAGTATATGCATATACTACTGTAAAATTGTAGCCACATGTACACAGAGTTCTCGGTATCCACATGTACAAATTAATATGTTTTGGTGTACAAAATAGGAAAAGATGGACACTTAAAGCCAATGTACAATCAAAGGTGTTTTAATGGATATTAACATTTACTAGTATACTATACACGTTGAATATGTTTgaatgttttacatatataataaaaaatataatatatatttagacTTATATTTGACCATTGACGTGTACACAATGTTTGACTGTACAGATGTACATTTGTTTACAAAAAGCTACATGTACGCCGATTACAACATCTACATGATACTTTTTACAAACATCCTCAAGCGATATTCTTCACCGCAAGCTTTAGCAGACTTCTCAAGTTTGTCTCATGCGTCAACTGAACTCACATAGTTTACAAACATCGGAACCTCTCACATACTTTACAAGTTTCTCTCATCTGTTAACTCACATACTTTGCAAGCTCCAACCTTTTTTCATCAGAACCTCTCACATTTCAAATACATATGAGCCTATGGCCATCATTACCAAAACCTTCTGAAAACCAAACCTTTTGGCGCTATTTTTGTTATTTCCAGTTTTCTTTGGTTTCCTTTAGTCTCAGCACTCTGTCGCGTATGTCTTTGCTGTTAATTTTGTCTACGTCTCCGTTGTTGTCTATGGTCGATGTCGCATGTCTCCACTGTGGTATGTCTTCGCCATCATCTACATCTCTACAGTCATCGATACAGCTTCTGTCAATGTCACCGCGCTTTCATCTACATCTTCACCGTGCTTTGCCCTCATCTACGTCTACACCGTCATCTACGATACAGCTGCTGTCTACATCACCGAGCTTTGCTCTCATCTACGTCTTCACCGTCATCTATGTTTTTGTTGTCATCGATCCAATAGCTTGATGTATCTTAAATTATAGATTAAACAACATAGATAAATGATTTAAGATAAGCTCTCTGGATAAATGATTTTGGAGAAaaagattttgatttagaaaaaaaatagagttttgaagaaagaagatgaagaagaaagataacGAAGAAGAAAGATAAAATTGCATTTCCCAATCCACCAACGTGTTTTGACTTTTTTGGTTAGGATAGAACTAAAGtgaataaaaagtaaataaataaaggaaGAAAAAGGATATGTTGGGAATTTGTATGCTCAATATGTATCGATCAGTGTGAAAAACTACCTCAGGAGTCAAAAGTGTTTTATAGTGTAATAAAAAGACATAAAGTGACCTCCAATATAATTGTTTCATAAAACCATCaaagaatatatatttgtttaaacCGGATAGCTAAATATATTTCCTGTCACAGTTTGTCACTTTCTCTGATGAAGTAACCCTTTGTGTTCCCCAGCCAAAGAATTGGAGTACCCATATGCGGGAAAACAAACAATTTCTAAATGGACTCATCGCTTCTTTTTTATTGTTACACGATCGTTTAcatgcttttcttttttttttaggtttacATCATAATTAAAcaccataaataaataattttaaaaaatttaaacatagaTATTGAAATGTGATTCATTCTCTCAAAAACAGAAACCAATTTCGATTTATGATGCTAAGATGACTGAGACATAACAAATTAGGTTGGTTCGGTTTAAAAGCTAACTTctcgatttttaaaaattgatttttttgaaGCGGTCTTCTTCTCACATTACCTCAAACACTCctctcattttttttcctttccattGTATACTCTTCAATTGGTGACCACATTTTAGAAAAAGAATGTGATGAATTTATTGTTCCTCAAAAATTGATACCAatcaaattgaaaattttgtcaATTTTTTAACAAATGAGTTTCAGTGTTAATTCCTCTCTTTCATTTACGGAGGAACTCATGAACAATTAATTCCTTCTCTAATTCTGATAAGGAACATGAATCTatagtttaaagtttttttaagtGATAACGTtcagataattaaaaaaattggcgCAAGAAACtaacaatatcgtactaatcagaTAATAGAGAGTTGGACATGGGATTTcgcaatcccaacaattggtatcagagcgcagttgacgagaaatctgcaagaaagaCCGAAATACCCTTTGGATGATGAATGAGTGATGAATGGGTATCCTATGAGTTAGGAATGAAAGGTGTGTAGCAGATATCGAGTCAGAAGATCCTGGAAGTCAGTTGTGGGACacgagatgaatgtgatccttagtttgaaggggagaatgtgatataacaatccaagtcccacattggataattagacaaggagtgtctaatatataaagagatgtccaactctaatagtacgaggccttttgggatggaaaccaaaagtaaatccatgcgggcttgccaattaggcccaaagtggacaatatcgtactaatcagaTAATAGAGAGTTGGACATGAGGTTTAACAATCCCAACAATATTCACTCATCAACATCCAACCTTAGTTTAACCTGTCTTCGTACAACTAAATTgattttcttatcttttttgGCATTTTCTAATTTGACATATCCTGTGTGGTGAGTTAAAAGGTCAATCTATATAGGTGGAAGTTTAACCTATACTAAATTTTGATCCGCGTTTTCGAAACGTGGATtattttagattatatatttttttgaaataaaatagtatattctaattattatatattattatgttaaaagtTGTATTAtattgaagaatattttttttaaaattatataatttatgaattagtttatttgagattttgtatGTACATACTTTTATGTAATTCCCTCTTATGCTTGAGCATTTTACTCATACCCaaaaactgaaccgaaaccAACTAAAAAAATACAGATTTGGATTTGGTCCGGATCCAGAGCAAAGTAACTATTGGATATTTTTTGGACCCGCATGTGTTTGTCGAGTCCATGTCTTACCCAAGACCCGATCATGTATCCAAAAATACCCAAAacattttgtgtatattagtTATATTTGAGAATTTCAATTGAATAATTTTAGTTATCAGGTTTATGTTATCGGTTATAGTTTCGGGTTTCAGGtacaatttcaaaatttaaaatataatattaggtATTTTTTTAGTTCTTTGGATCAGATTTCAGATAAAATTTTGGATCTTTTtagatatttgaatattttgggtatttgttTGAGTATTCGGGTATGTCtttttagaaacaaaacaatTTGGGAGTAGCTGCATAAATATCTGAAATGATGATATTGCCGATAAGAAAGTATCAAATCTATTTATGGTAACATAATAAAGGGGCAATTGTgtaaatatcataaattaataagaaaacaCATTTCGTCTGCCTCCTCAGCTCTCAAAggccatcatcatcatcttccctTTCGATCAAACTTTGTCAGATTCAACGAAAACATGTCTCGCCGATCACTAACCCTCCTGAAACACCTCGCCAATTCAAGAACCCAGACCCGATCCGTAACCTACATGCCCCGACCCGGCGACGGAGCGCCACGCGCGGTGACTCTAATCCCCGGCGACGGGATCGGCCCTCTGGTGACGAACGCCGTGGAGCAGGTGATGGAAGCGATGCACGCGCCGATCTACTTCGAGAAGTACGACGTGCAGGGGGAGATGAGCCGCGTGCCGGCGGAGGTGATGGAGTCGATACGGAAGAACAAGGTGTGCTTGAAAGGCGGGCTCAAGACCCCCGTGGGCGGCGGCGTGAGCTCGCTCAACGTGCAGCTGAGGAAGGAGCTTGACCTCTTTGCCTCGCTTGTCAACTGCTTCAACTTGCCCGGGTTGCCCACCAGGCATGAGAATGTTGATATCGTTGTGATTAGGGAGAATACTGAAGGCGAGTATGCTGGGCTTGAGCATGAGGTTGTTCCTGGTGTTGTTGAGAGTCTTAAGGTTGGTTTGGTTATGTAAAGTTTCGATTTTGAAGCTGCCCTGATTTGAAATTTGTGGAATCTTGGCTTAGGATGTCTTAAGGTCATATAAAGTTTCGATCTTTATGCCTTTTATGTTATGGGTTTTAGTGTGACGTGGAAGCAGTCTTGAATCTATGGAATCTTAGCTTAGGATGTTGTGGAGAGTCTTAAGGTTATATAAAGTTTGGATCTTTATGCCTTTTATGTTATGGGTTTTAGTGTGACGTGGAAGCAGTCTTGAATCTATGGAATCTTAGCTTATGATGTTGTGGAGAGTCTTCAGGTCATATAAAGTTTGGATCTTTCTGTAACATCCCGGTTTGTTGTATATAGTGAAAAGGTTTAATAGAATCTATTTGGCACCGACCGAGTGGGAGCTCCATTAGCCGTGGATGATCGGAGTGCTATACTTTCTACCTTTAATGCTATGGGTTTTAGTGTGACATGGAAGCAGCCTTGAATCTATGGAATCTTAGCTAAGGAAGAATGGTTTGGCATTTTCTTTAGGGTGATATCAATAAGAAGACTTGATTTGGTTTTGGTGGATGTGATGGAGTTAGGCTTTTTTCTTGGATCTGATGCGGTGATTGTTGTCTCTGTTTAGGTGATCACGAAGTTCTGTTCGGAGCGTATAGCGAAGTATGCTTTTGAGTATGCTTACCTGAACAACAGGAAGAAAGTGACGGCGGTGCACAAGGCTAACATCATGAAGCTTGCTGATGGTTTGTTCTTGGAGTCTTGTCGTGAGGTTGCTAAAAAGTATCCAGGGATCACTTACAATGAGATTATTGTCGATAACTGCTGCATGCAACTTGTAGCCAAGCCAGAGCAGTTTGACGTCATGGTATGTTCAAATATCTTGAAAATTCATTATAACAAATCATATTATTgccttgtttttcttttcttgaaatTAAATGTTTTGCAGGTAACACCCAATCTCTATGGTAATTTAGTTGCAAACACTGCCGCTGGTATTGCTGGAGGCACCGGAGTCATGCCTGGAGGTAAAATTAGCATGTTCAATATACTCTCATTAACCCTCTCTAGATACAGTACTGGAAAAGTTCTGAGACTTGTGTAATATGAACAGGAAACGTGGGGGCTGACCATGCGGTGTTTGAGCAAGGTGCATCAGCAGGAAATGTCGGGAAAGACTCGATAGTAAGGGAAAACAAAGCAAACCCAGTGGCGTTGCTTCTCTCATCAGCCATGATGCTTAGACATCTTCAGTTTCCTTCATTTGCTGACCGGCTCGAAACAGCAGTGAAGAAAGTGATCTCTGAAGGAAAGTGCCGGACTAAAGATCTTGGTGGACAAAGCACTACTCAAGAGGTCGTTGACGCAGTCATTGCAAAGTTGGAGTGACTTGTGACAAAACACTtaatctatctctctctctctctctgcataAATCATCAAGTTTTTGTGTTGACAAAATTATATGGGTATGATCCACGGTGTCTGGTTTTGTACCTCTTCAGTTTCATACAATTCTTTTAGGCGTAAAATCGTCGAAACTTTCAATCAGATTTTGCAATTTCCAAATAATTCAGCTTGAATGAAAGCTTGGTGATATATTAGTGCCAAATGTTCAAACAAAACCTGTTAGTTTTCAGTTCTTACTTCTTTTCAAAGCATAACCATCACTTGAGAAACTTTGCACTAAGCCACTAGTCAATCATAACTCTCTATTTGCACTCTGGTCTCAAAAGTAGATATTTATAACACTAGGATTAACTAATTTAGgcttatggtttagagttgaacAGTGTGATAGgttttttggaatgtgaaatttagtaTTCGaataaatactagattttgacatgCGCTTTAAAACCGCGGGGTTTTTTAcaataaaaagtttaataatgttAATGATTGTTGTATGTTATTATGTTACAATATTGAATTATatcaaaacatataattttataaaattatatgatttatgaattaatttatttaaaattttgtatgtatattgTTATGTAACTCTCTCTTAGGTCCAAACATTTTGTCTGGTTCGAATAAAAACCGATCCGAATATACATGTTCGGTTTAGATCCAAATCTACGGCAAAGTATATATTGGGTA
It encodes:
- the LOC103834292 gene encoding isocitrate dehydrogenase [NAD] regulatory subunit 1, mitochondrial; this encodes MSRRSLTLLKHLANSRTQTRSVTYMPRPGDGAPRAVTLIPGDGIGPLVTNAVEQVMEAMHAPIYFEKYDVQGEMSRVPAEVMESIRKNKVCLKGGLKTPVGGGVSSLNVQLRKELDLFASLVNCFNLPGLPTRHENVDIVVIRENTEGEYAGLEHEVVPGVVESLKVITKFCSERIAKYAFEYAYLNNRKKVTAVHKANIMKLADGLFLESCREVAKKYPGITYNEIIVDNCCMQLVAKPEQFDVMVTPNLYGNLVANTAAGIAGGTGVMPGGNVGADHAVFEQGASAGNVGKDSIVRENKANPVALLLSSAMMLRHLQFPSFADRLETAVKKVISEGKCRTKDLGGQSTTQEVVDAVIAKLE